One window of Trifolium pratense cultivar HEN17-A07 linkage group LG5, ARS_RC_1.1, whole genome shotgun sequence genomic DNA carries:
- the LOC123884648 gene encoding dnaJ homolog subfamily B member 6-like isoform X3, giving the protein MANEGNKSNDFYAVLGLNKECTDSDLRNAYKKLALKWHPDRCSASGNMKFVEEAKKKFQAIQEAYSVLSDANKRLMYDVGVYDSDDDENGMGDFLNEMVTMMSQTKSNENGEESFEELQQLFEDMFQADIGLNGSTSLNGSGCSTSSTFMTCSESSNSNKRNSTQMNYGKAEDSSSFDVNYQNFCFGVNLVNYHYQ; this is encoded by the exons atggctAATGAAGGAAACAAAAGCAATGATTTCTATGCAGTTTTGGGATTGAACAAAGAATGCACTGATTCAGATTTAAGGAATGCTTATAAGAAATTAGCACTG AAATGGCACCCAGATCGTTGTTCAGCTTCAGGGAATATGAAGTTTGTGGAAGAAGCTAAGAAGAAATTTCAGGCAATTCAAGAAGCCTATTCTG TTCTATCTGACGCGAATAAGAGGTTAATGTACGACGTTGGAGTTTACGACAGTGATGATGACGAAAAT GGTATGGGAGACTTTTTGAATGAAATGGTTACAATGATGAGCCAAACTAAATCAAAT GAAAATGGAGAGGAAAGCTTTGAGGAGTTGCAACAGTTGTTCGAAGATATGTTTCAAGCGGACATTGGATTAAATGGAAGCACTTCTCTTAATGGCTCTGGTTGCTCGACTTCATCGACTTTCATGACTTGTAGTGAAagttctaattctaataaacGCAATTCCACTCAGATGAATTATGGAAAAGCAGAGGATTCTTCTAGCTTTGATGTCAATTACCAGAACTTTTGTTTTGGG GTTAATCTTGTAAATTATCATTACCAATGA
- the LOC123884648 gene encoding dnaJ homolog subfamily B member 6-like isoform X1 — protein sequence MANEGNKSNDFYAVLGLNKECTDSDLRNAYKKLALKWHPDRCSASGNMKFVEEAKKKFQAIQEAYSVLSDANKRLMYDVGVYDSDDDENGMGDFLNEMVTMMSQTKSNENGEESFEELQQLFEDMFQADIGLNGSTSLNGSGCSTSSTFMTCSESSNSNKRNSTQMNYGKAEDSSSFDVNYQNFCFGAKHLQEDVEKEKGGIQEGRGSSSRQRKGRKQKTSHGHHVSSNDHHGISAN from the exons atggctAATGAAGGAAACAAAAGCAATGATTTCTATGCAGTTTTGGGATTGAACAAAGAATGCACTGATTCAGATTTAAGGAATGCTTATAAGAAATTAGCACTG AAATGGCACCCAGATCGTTGTTCAGCTTCAGGGAATATGAAGTTTGTGGAAGAAGCTAAGAAGAAATTTCAGGCAATTCAAGAAGCCTATTCTG TTCTATCTGACGCGAATAAGAGGTTAATGTACGACGTTGGAGTTTACGACAGTGATGATGACGAAAAT GGTATGGGAGACTTTTTGAATGAAATGGTTACAATGATGAGCCAAACTAAATCAAAT GAAAATGGAGAGGAAAGCTTTGAGGAGTTGCAACAGTTGTTCGAAGATATGTTTCAAGCGGACATTGGATTAAATGGAAGCACTTCTCTTAATGGCTCTGGTTGCTCGACTTCATCGACTTTCATGACTTGTAGTGAAagttctaattctaataaacGCAATTCCACTCAGATGAATTATGGAAAAGCAGAGGATTCTTCTAGCTTTGATGTCAATTACCAGAACTTTTGTTTTGGG GCAAAGCACCTTCAAGAAGATGTGGAGAAGGAAAAAGGGGGAATTCAAGAAGGAAGAGGTAGTAGTAGTAGACAAAGAAAAGGCAGAAAGCAAAAGACCTCACATGGCCATCATGTTTCATCTAATGATCATCATGGAATTTCTGCTAATTGA
- the LOC123884648 gene encoding uncharacterized protein LOC123884648 isoform X4 translates to MKFVEEAKKKFQAIQEAYSVLSDANKRLMYDVGVYDSDDDENGMGDFLNEMVTMMSQTKSNENGEESFEELQQLFEDMFQADIGLNGSTSLNGSGCSTSSTFMTCSESSNSNKRNSTQMNYGKAEDSSSFDVNYQNFCFGAKHLQEDVEKEKGGIQEGRGSSSRQRKGRKQKTSHGHHVSSNDHHGISAN, encoded by the exons ATGAAGTTTGTGGAAGAAGCTAAGAAGAAATTTCAGGCAATTCAAGAAGCCTATTCTG TTCTATCTGACGCGAATAAGAGGTTAATGTACGACGTTGGAGTTTACGACAGTGATGATGACGAAAAT GGTATGGGAGACTTTTTGAATGAAATGGTTACAATGATGAGCCAAACTAAATCAAAT GAAAATGGAGAGGAAAGCTTTGAGGAGTTGCAACAGTTGTTCGAAGATATGTTTCAAGCGGACATTGGATTAAATGGAAGCACTTCTCTTAATGGCTCTGGTTGCTCGACTTCATCGACTTTCATGACTTGTAGTGAAagttctaattctaataaacGCAATTCCACTCAGATGAATTATGGAAAAGCAGAGGATTCTTCTAGCTTTGATGTCAATTACCAGAACTTTTGTTTTGGG GCAAAGCACCTTCAAGAAGATGTGGAGAAGGAAAAAGGGGGAATTCAAGAAGGAAGAGGTAGTAGTAGTAGACAAAGAAAAGGCAGAAAGCAAAAGACCTCACATGGCCATCATGTTTCATCTAATGATCATCATGGAATTTCTGCTAATTGA
- the LOC123884648 gene encoding chaperone protein DnaJ-like isoform X2 → MANEGNKSNDFYAVLGLNKECTDSDLRNAYKKLALKWHPDRCSASGNMKFVEEAKKKFQAIQEAYSVLSDANKRLMYDVGVYDSDDDENGMGDFLNEMVTMMSQTKSNENGEESFEELQQLFEDMFQADIGLNGSTSLNGSGCSTSSTFMTCSESSNSNKRNSTQMNYGKAEDSSSFDVNYQNFCFGTGKAPSRRCGEGKRGNSRRKR, encoded by the exons atggctAATGAAGGAAACAAAAGCAATGATTTCTATGCAGTTTTGGGATTGAACAAAGAATGCACTGATTCAGATTTAAGGAATGCTTATAAGAAATTAGCACTG AAATGGCACCCAGATCGTTGTTCAGCTTCAGGGAATATGAAGTTTGTGGAAGAAGCTAAGAAGAAATTTCAGGCAATTCAAGAAGCCTATTCTG TTCTATCTGACGCGAATAAGAGGTTAATGTACGACGTTGGAGTTTACGACAGTGATGATGACGAAAAT GGTATGGGAGACTTTTTGAATGAAATGGTTACAATGATGAGCCAAACTAAATCAAAT GAAAATGGAGAGGAAAGCTTTGAGGAGTTGCAACAGTTGTTCGAAGATATGTTTCAAGCGGACATTGGATTAAATGGAAGCACTTCTCTTAATGGCTCTGGTTGCTCGACTTCATCGACTTTCATGACTTGTAGTGAAagttctaattctaataaacGCAATTCCACTCAGATGAATTATGGAAAAGCAGAGGATTCTTCTAGCTTTGATGTCAATTACCAGAACTTTTGTTTTGGG ACAGGCAAAGCACCTTCAAGAAGATGTGGAGAAGGAAAAAGGGGGAATTCAAGAAGGAAGAGGTAG